A region from the Perca fluviatilis chromosome 16, GENO_Pfluv_1.0, whole genome shotgun sequence genome encodes:
- the LOC120543943 gene encoding uncharacterized protein LOC120543943, with protein MWLSSGSTNNDPAVIAHHYLQCVSSCGLPARLRTDCGTENGDMAAIHCSLREDHTDEFAGSLSHMYGTSTANQRIESWWSFFRKQRTQFWMDLFSDLRETHYFDGTHEHKCLVRYVFLGIFQKELDEHRELWNNHTIRPVRQSLCPSGKPETMYHLPHRFGGRDCGFPVDPQVLQEFKDLLPPTNSLCGDANLQAYFTNLERQSQLAPPINWPAAVDNYIRLKEMAGL; from the exons ATGTGGCTCAGTAGTGGCAGCACCAACAATGACCCTGCAGTAATAGCTCACCATTACCTGCAGTGTGTTTCGAGCTGTGGCCTTCCGGCTCGTCTTCGGACAGACTGTGGGACAGAAAACGGAGACATGGCTGCCATCCACTGTTCTTTAAGAGAGGACCACACCGATGAATTTGCGGGTTCTCTCAGCCACATGTATGGCACTTCAACTGCCAATCAAAGGATTGAAAGCTGGTGGTCCTTTTTCAGGAAACAGAG GACACAGTTCTGGATGGATTTATTCAGTGACCTGAGAGAGACACACTACTTCGACGGCACCCATGAACACAAGTGCCTTGTACGGTATGTGTTCCTGGGCATCTTTCAGAAAGAGCTTGATGAGCACCGAGAGCTTTGGAATAACCATACCATCAGGCCTGTCCGTCAGTCTCTCTGTCCATCTGGGAAACCGGAGACCATGTACCACCTGCCTCACAG GTTTGGTGGAAGGGATTGTGGATTCCCAGTGGATCCCCAAGTGTTGCAGGAGTTCAAAGACCTTCTGCCACCCACGAACAGTTTGTGTGGAGATGCTAACCTCCAAGCATATTTTACCAACTTGGAGAGACAGAGCCAGCTCGCTCCACCCATAAACTGGCCAGCTGCTGTTGACAACTACATTAGACTTAAGGAAATGGCTGgtctttga
- the LOC120544242 gene encoding G2/M phase-specific E3 ubiquitin-protein ligase-like, which translates to MDAIKTSRFFEGKDDGKYLSFNSKAAEGDEYFHVGRMVAVSIVHGGPGPRCFSPSFYQYLVGKVKTIEAPIEDIPDTEVRNVLLEIKNARTLEELMELADKHSSMLQTAGCYRCLRTLEDKEKVVDGYIQWYFTYRNHVSFQRFKDGLATLNFFNALEQHPSLFLPYMCYSAEDLTAESVESLFRPQMSPTGSSNRHEEERVLGYWLDYLIAVKEEGSGMSLQDILMFATGLKEIPAAKLIPQPQLTFQKHSRFPEANVCANTIKLPILPSYEIFEEAMNYGIKNAPGFGLL; encoded by the exons ATGGACGCCATTAAAACCAGTCGATTTTTTGAAGGCAAAGATGATGGCAAATACCTGTCATTTAATAGCAAAG CTGCAGAGGGTGATGAGTATTTCCATGTTGGAAGAATGGTTGCGGTCTCTATTGTACATGGTGGTCCAGGGCCTCGATGCTTTTCCCCGAGCTTCTACCAGTACCTGGTTGGTAAAGTGAAGACCATTGAGGCCCCAATTGAGGACATACCTGATACTGAAGTCAGGAATGTTCTCCTTGAG ATTAAGAATGCTAGAACATTGGAAGAACTCATGGAACTCGCAGATAAGCACTCCAGCATGCTTCAAACAGCAGGATGCTATCGATGCCTGAGGACACTGGAGGATAAGGAAAAAGTTGTGGATGGTTACATCCAGTGGTACTTCACCTACCGTAACCATGTTTCCTTCCAGAG GTTCAAGGATGGCCTGGCTACCCTCAACTTTTTCAACGCTCTGGAACAGCATCCCTCCCTTTTCCTGCCCTACATGTGTTACAGTGCGGAAGACCTGACAGCCGAGAGTGTAGAGTCACTTTTCCGTCCACAAATGAGCCCAACTGGTAGCTCAAATCGccatgaggaggagagagtgcTTGGCTACTGGCTGGACTACTTAATCGCTGTAAAAG AGGAAGGGTCAGGGATGTCCCtgcaggacattctgatgtttgcAACAGGCCTGAAAGAAATCCCAGCAGCAAAATTAATACCACAGCCTCAACTCACATTCCAGAAACACTCAAGGTTTCCTGAGGCTAATGTCTGCGCTAACACAATAAAACTCCCGATCTTACCCTCATATGAAATCTTTGAGGAAGCCATGAATTATGGAATCAAGAACGCCCCTGGATTTGGGCTCCTTTGA